CCAGTGCCGGCTAGAGCGTCGAGTGGCGGAAAACGTCGTCACAAAAGTCGTTCCAGGAGGCGGGCAAAGAGGCGCAAGGACGATACCTCGGCTTCGACCACCTCAGGTTCGTCCTCTAGCTCCGAGGGTTCTGATCACTCTATGGGGTTGTACTGGGCTTACGGGGAAGTGGATTCTGGCCTTCCTCGTTGGGCCTGGGCTCGTCGAGCGAATTCGCATCGTGCTCGTTATGGAGCTGTTCAAGAATGTCTCGACGGAGAGTTGGTCCCGGAAACCACGGTTTCCACCAACAGTACTAGGGATATTATTCCGGGCAGTCACTTGTCCTCTAAATTGAGGTCTAGGATATTGGATGGTAAATATGTAGACATTTTTGATTTAGCTCCACCAGAGGAGGTGGTCCCTGAGCAAGGAAACGCCCTCGTTGGTACTAAGAAgaaaggcagggggagaaaggtgGAGCGGACTTTCGAGCGTTGGCTCGATTGTTATCAAGTTTTTTCCGGGGTAGTAGTAGCGGCATATCCCCGCAGGGCTCTACACCTTATCGTGTACCAGTCCATCGTAAGGTCAGCATATAACATGGCAGGGGAAGCGGCCGCAATTGCTTATGATGAAAGATTTCGCAGGCGGGCGTCAAAAATTGACACCGCCCGCTTTGACAGGAAAGACTTGGACCTTTGGACCACGTATGTGGCTCCGTCGGTTTCACGGAAACCCGCCGAGCAGCAAAGGGCTAAGACCCAGCCTTTTAAGGCGGCACCTAAATTGCGCTGCTGGGATTTCAATAAAGGACTGTGTCAGCGCCCGCGGTGTATTTATGCGCACACTTGTGACCGGTGTGGCGGTAGCCACCCGGCTGTTAACTGCTATGCGGGCCGGCGGCCCTTTCGTGGGGGTCGGGGAGGATTCAGGCAGGCGCCAA
Above is a window of Zootoca vivipara chromosome 2, rZooViv1.1, whole genome shotgun sequence DNA encoding:
- the LOC132591696 gene encoding uncharacterized protein LOC132591696 isoform X1 is translated as MAAHPSTSGKSKRVIKGASQKLRSPASQAAGRVEAFIASIAGDPQALAQLGSGLDALLQNPASHPAASTSAGLPLEAGREAATTAMPPDRQGPDPLSAPSTSAGVSLDPGQATVAASQPLSPMATILELPETTTSGPADSSDDDFVGPSGVLMPNASSTPMVVPAPPPVKRRSEGKQPRRTRRARQAKGRVSGQGQGGRTGASSNVVVSPVAPSQTLAVASRREGLSSASGEEALPVPARASSGGKRRHKSRSRRRAKRRKDDTSASTTSGSSSSSEGSDHSMGLYWAYGEVDSGLPRWAWARRANSHRARYGAVQECLDGELVPETTVSTNSTRDIIPGSHLSSKLRSRILDGKYVDIFDLAPPEEVVPEQGNALVGTKKKGRGRKVERTFERWLDCYQVFSGVVVAAYPRRALHLIVYQSIVRSAYNMAGEAAAIAYDERFRRRASKIDTARFDRKDLDLWTTYVAPSVSRKPAEQQRAKTQPFKAAPKLRCWDFNKGLCQRPRCIYAHTCDRCGGSHPAVNCYAGRRPFRGGRGGFRQAPRGSAPALPAPPAASTSK
- the LOC132591696 gene encoding uncharacterized protein LOC132591696 isoform X3, whose product is MATILELPETTTSGPADSSDDDFVGPSGVLMPNASSTPMVVPAPPPVKRRSEGKQPRRTRRARQAKGRVSGQGQGGRTGASSNVVVSPVAPSQTLAVASRREGLSSASGEEALPVPARASSGGKRRHKSRSRRRAKRRKDDTSASTTSGSSSSSEGSDHSMGLYWAYGEVDSGLPRWAWARRANSHRARYGAVQECLDGELVPETTVSTNSTRDIIPGSHLSSKLRSRILDGKYVDIFDLAPPEEVVPEQGNALVGTKKKGRGRKVERTFERWLDCYQVFSGVVVAAYPRRALHLIVYQSIVRSAYNMAGEAAAIAYDERFRRRASKIDTARFDRKDLDLWTTYVAPSVSRKPAEQQRAKTQPFKAAPKLRCWDFNKGLCQRPRCIYAHTCDRCGGSHPAVNCYAGRRPFRGGRGGFRQAPRGSAPALPAPPAASTSK